Proteins found in one Mycteria americana isolate JAX WOST 10 ecotype Jacksonville Zoo and Gardens chromosome 8, USCA_MyAme_1.0, whole genome shotgun sequence genomic segment:
- the DYNLRB2 gene encoding dynein light chain roadblock-type 2 gives MAEVEETLKRIQAHKGVIATIVINAEGIPIRTTLDNSTTVQYAGLLHQLTMKARSTVRDIDPQNDLTFLRIRSKKHEIMVAPDKEYLLIVIQNPCE, from the exons ATG GCTGAAGTGGAGGAAACCCTGAAGAGGATTCAAGCTCACAAAGGGGTTATCGCAACTATTGTTATAAACGCCGAAG GAATTCCAATAAGAACAACTCTTGATAACTCTACAACAGTCCAGTATGCAGGTCTTCTTCATCAGCTCACCATGAAAGCTAGGAGCACAGTGAGAGATATTGATCCTCAGAATGATCTAACCTTTCTTAGGATCAGAtcaaagaaacatgaaattaTGGTAGCTCCAg ATAAGGAGTATCTCCTGATCGTTATTCAGAACCCATGCGAATAG